A genomic stretch from Flavobacterium nitratireducens includes:
- a CDS encoding anthranilate synthase component I family protein — translation MRTSFKQDITDQDDFKRKLLLWSQQFREVTFMDSNNYQQEYSNYDWILAVDAFTSIKTDYFNAFEDLKQYQQFSKDWLFGYLSYDLKNDTEELQSNNFDGLGFPDLFFYQPKKLFLAKGSQLEIRYLHFCDDELEDDWKEILSMGSDFETKSSKVNIQQRISAKSYLEKASKMLDYIHRGDLYEANFCMEFYAENAQIEPMEVYLKLNEISKPPFAVFFKNHKQYLLSASPERYLKKEGDTIISQPIKGTAKRFSDPEEDEKSKNELANNAKERAENIMITDLVRNDLSQTAQKGSVQVTELCGIYSFLQVHQMISTITSKLDPQHTAVDALRFTFPMGSMTGAPKISVMKIIEELEETKRGLYSGAVGYFTPEGDFDFNVVIRSILYNQQNHYLSFSVGSAITSLSVPENEYQECLLKAKAMFEVLK, via the coding sequence TTGAGAACATCTTTTAAACAAGACATAACGGATCAAGACGATTTCAAAAGAAAGTTGTTATTGTGGTCACAACAATTTAGAGAAGTGACTTTTATGGATAGCAATAATTACCAACAAGAGTATTCAAATTACGATTGGATATTGGCTGTTGATGCTTTTACTTCTATTAAAACAGATTATTTTAATGCCTTTGAAGATTTAAAGCAATACCAACAATTCAGTAAAGACTGGCTTTTTGGGTATTTGTCTTATGATTTGAAAAACGATACTGAAGAATTGCAATCCAACAATTTTGACGGTTTGGGTTTTCCGGATTTGTTTTTTTATCAGCCTAAGAAATTGTTTTTAGCAAAAGGGAGCCAACTTGAAATTCGCTATTTGCATTTTTGTGATGATGAACTGGAAGATGACTGGAAAGAGATTTTGTCAATGGGAAGTGATTTTGAAACAAAGTCTTCAAAAGTTAATATCCAACAGCGTATTTCGGCTAAATCGTATCTAGAAAAAGCTAGTAAAATGTTGGATTATATTCATAGAGGGGATTTGTATGAAGCTAATTTTTGCATGGAATTCTATGCAGAAAATGCCCAAATCGAACCAATGGAAGTATATTTAAAGTTAAATGAAATTTCGAAGCCGCCTTTTGCCGTGTTTTTCAAAAATCACAAACAATATTTATTATCAGCCTCTCCAGAGCGTTATTTGAAAAAAGAAGGAGATACCATTATTTCACAACCTATCAAAGGAACTGCAAAACGGTTTTCAGATCCAGAAGAAGATGAAAAATCCAAAAACGAATTGGCAAATAATGCGAAAGAACGTGCCGAAAATATCATGATAACCGATTTAGTTCGTAATGATTTATCACAAACAGCACAAAAAGGTTCTGTTCAAGTAACGGAATTATGTGGTATTTATTCATTCTTACAGGTACATCAAATGATTTCAACTATTACTTCAAAATTAGACCCTCAACATACTGCAGTTGATGCTTTAAGATTTACTTTTCCAATGGGAAGTATGACGGGAGCACCAAAGATTTCTGTGATGAAAATCATTGAAGAATTGGAAGAAACCAAAAGAGGTTTGTATAGTGGAGCTGTGGGTTATTTTACTCCTGAGGGCGATTTTGATTTTAATGTAGTTATTCGAAGTATTCTATACAATCAACAAAATCACTATTTGTCTTTTTCGGTAGGAAGTGCTATTACGTCGCTTTCGGTTCCTGAAAATGAATATCAGGAATGTTTGCTCAAGGCAAAAGCGATGTTTGAAGTTTTAAAATAA
- the tilS gene encoding tRNA lysidine(34) synthetase TilS, whose product MLDKLKEHINQNFPFLNKCRLLLATSGGIDSMVMVHLLRQLRFDIALCHCNFQLRGLESFGDQNFVQEYANTNQIPLFLTQFDTEAFANDYKLSTQIAARELRYNWFYELLETEGYDYIVTAHHADDNIETFLINLSRGTGLEGLVGIPAQNDKIIRPLLVFSSEEIQEYAKQNHIQWREDSSNASDKYLRNKIRHHLVPLLKELNPKFLESFQKTQTYLQESQELVEDAAVMVYQQVAKEEDDIIVFNLEQLLRLPNYKSYLYQWLNEFGFTAWEDVYDLVEAQSGKQVFSADFRLLKDRKTLILSPIQEEEAEVFFIEKNTRIIETPLLLSFSKVTEIENSFHSTIFVDEDLLVYPLVLKKWEEGDSFQPFGMNGKTKKLSKLFKDEKLSLIEKENTWVLWSGNQIVWVVGIRQDERFRVNDTTKSILRIKLNS is encoded by the coding sequence ATGCTCGATAAGCTCAAAGAACATATCAATCAAAATTTTCCTTTTTTGAATAAATGCAGATTGCTTTTAGCTACAAGCGGGGGAATTGATAGTATGGTAATGGTTCATTTGTTACGTCAATTGAGGTTTGATATTGCGCTGTGCCACTGTAATTTTCAGTTGAGAGGTTTGGAAAGTTTTGGTGATCAAAATTTTGTTCAGGAGTATGCCAATACTAATCAGATTCCGTTGTTTTTGACCCAATTTGACACTGAAGCTTTCGCGAATGACTACAAGCTTTCTACTCAAATTGCAGCTCGTGAATTGCGCTACAATTGGTTTTATGAATTATTAGAAACAGAAGGATATGATTATATTGTAACAGCCCATCATGCTGATGATAACATTGAAACCTTTTTGATTAATCTGAGTCGGGGAACTGGTTTAGAAGGGTTAGTTGGAATTCCTGCTCAAAACGATAAAATTATCCGTCCTTTATTGGTTTTTTCCAGTGAAGAAATTCAGGAATATGCTAAGCAAAATCATATTCAATGGCGTGAAGATAGCAGCAATGCTTCTGATAAATATTTACGAAATAAAATCAGGCATCATCTCGTTCCTTTATTGAAAGAATTAAATCCTAAATTTCTGGAGAGCTTTCAAAAAACGCAAACATATCTTCAAGAATCTCAAGAATTAGTTGAAGATGCGGCTGTAATGGTCTATCAACAAGTAGCGAAAGAAGAAGATGATATTATTGTATTCAATTTAGAACAATTATTACGATTACCCAATTATAAATCCTATTTGTACCAATGGTTAAACGAATTTGGTTTTACTGCTTGGGAGGATGTTTATGATTTAGTAGAAGCCCAATCTGGTAAACAAGTTTTTTCGGCTGATTTTCGTTTGTTGAAAGATAGAAAGACTTTAATTTTAAGTCCGATTCAGGAGGAAGAAGCTGAAGTGTTTTTTATTGAAAAAAATACAAGAATTATAGAAACACCTTTGTTACTTTCTTTTTCTAAAGTAACGGAAATAGAAAATTCTTTTCACTCGACTATTTTTGTGGACGAAGACCTATTGGTTTATCCTTTGGTGTTAAAAAAATGGGAAGAAGGTGATAGTTTTCAACCCTTTGGAATGAACGGAAAAACAAAAAAGTTAAGTAAACTTTTTAAGGATGAAAAATTATCCCTGATTGAAAAAGAAAACACTTGGGTACTTTGGTCTGGAAACCAAATCGTTTGGGTGGTTGGAATTCGTCAGGATGAAAGATTCAGGGTTAATGATACAACAAAAAGTATTTTGAGAATTAAATTAAACTCATAA
- a CDS encoding YifB family Mg chelatase-like AAA ATPase, translated as MLVKVFGSAVFGVEATTITVEVNIDKGVGYHLVGLPDNAIKESSYRIAAALKNNGYMLPGKKITINMAPADLRKEGSAYDLTLTLGILVASGQIKGDEIDQYIIMGELSLDGSLQPIKGALPIAIKAKEEGFKGFFLPKHNVKEAAIVKGLDVYGVENVQEVIDFFEGKGNLEPTRIDTRAEFYKDLDFPEFDFSDVKGQESIKRCMEIAAAGGHNIILIGPPGAGKTMLAKRLPSILPPMTLHEALETTKIHSVAGKLKEVGLMNQRPFRSPHHTISNVALVGGGSYPQPGEISMAHNGVLFLDELPEFKRDVLEVMRQPLEDREVTISRAKFTVTYPSSFMLVASMNPSPSGFFNDPNAAQTASPYEMQRYLSKISGPLLDRIDIHIEVTPVPFEKLSDNQKAESSMTIRERVTAAREIQSARFENIDKIHYNAQMNTKHIREFCELDDASKNLLKNAMERLNLSARAYDRILKVARTIADLEASTEVGSSHIAEAIQYRSLDREGWLG; from the coding sequence ATGCTAGTAAAAGTTTTCGGTAGTGCCGTTTTTGGAGTGGAAGCTACTACTATAACAGTCGAAGTAAATATAGATAAAGGCGTAGGCTATCATTTAGTAGGACTGCCAGACAATGCGATTAAAGAAAGTAGCTATCGAATTGCGGCTGCATTAAAAAACAATGGCTATATGCTGCCTGGTAAAAAAATAACCATCAACATGGCGCCTGCTGATTTACGAAAAGAAGGTTCAGCATACGATTTGACACTTACCTTAGGGATATTGGTTGCATCGGGACAAATTAAAGGAGATGAAATTGACCAGTATATTATTATGGGAGAATTGTCTCTTGATGGAAGTCTCCAACCTATAAAAGGGGCATTACCCATTGCAATCAAAGCTAAAGAAGAAGGTTTTAAAGGCTTTTTTCTACCCAAACACAATGTGAAAGAAGCCGCAATTGTCAAAGGACTTGATGTGTATGGAGTAGAAAATGTACAGGAAGTTATTGATTTTTTTGAGGGAAAAGGCAATTTAGAACCAACAAGAATCGACACTCGAGCCGAATTCTACAAAGATTTAGATTTTCCTGAATTTGATTTTTCCGATGTTAAAGGACAAGAAAGCATTAAAAGATGTATGGAAATCGCTGCTGCGGGCGGACACAATATTATCTTAATTGGCCCTCCAGGAGCAGGAAAAACCATGTTAGCCAAACGCTTACCTAGCATCCTCCCTCCTATGACTTTACACGAAGCTTTAGAAACTACCAAAATTCATAGTGTGGCTGGAAAATTAAAAGAAGTGGGATTAATGAATCAACGACCTTTTAGAAGTCCGCATCATACCATTTCAAATGTAGCATTAGTTGGCGGCGGTAGTTACCCACAACCGGGAGAAATCTCTATGGCACATAATGGTGTTCTATTTTTAGACGAATTACCCGAGTTCAAGCGCGATGTTTTGGAAGTGATGCGCCAACCATTGGAAGACCGAGAAGTAACCATTTCCAGAGCCAAATTTACAGTTACCTATCCTTCATCGTTTATGTTAGTGGCGAGCATGAACCCTAGTCCGAGTGGTTTTTTTAATGATCCTAATGCTGCCCAAACGGCTTCGCCATACGAAATGCAACGGTATTTGAGTAAAATCTCTGGTCCACTATTAGACCGAATAGATATTCATATCGAAGTAACACCTGTTCCTTTTGAAAAATTATCGGATAATCAAAAAGCAGAAAGCAGTATGACCATTCGTGAAAGAGTAACTGCTGCCCGCGAAATTCAATCGGCGCGATTTGAGAACATCGATAAAATTCATTACAATGCGCAAATGAACACCAAACACATTCGCGAATTTTGCGAATTAGATGACGCTTCTAAAAACTTATTAAAAAATGCGATGGAAAGACTTAATCTTTCTGCAAGAGCTTACGATCGAATATTAAAAGTTGCCCGCACCATCGCCGACTTAGAGGCTTCTACCGAAGTAGGCTCTTCACACATTGCCGAAGCGATTCAGTATCGAAGTCTGGACAGAGAGGGCTGGCTGGGGTAA
- a CDS encoding Gfo/Idh/MocA family protein, giving the protein MQKNKTIKWGIIGLGNIAHKFANELQLVNGAELVAFASRSKENAETFANMYHCAKAYDSYEAIMKDDTVDILYIATPHNSHAELSLLALENNKHVLCEKPIALNYPDAEKMIAASKKHNKFFMEAFWTRFNPSFKATFENVKKGEIGQIHYINADFAFSAKGKNRNRLFDLKLGGGSLMDIGVYPLFLAYTLLGIPEKIHAQSIFHPSGVDAQTAMILQYSDAQAILYSGICHTSNMKATISGSEGRINIDTIWHMAESYTVVKNNTETKYSLPTNGMGYTYEIEECHQCIQNNMIESQLWSHQNSLDLIKIVDEVKKQIGLDFPV; this is encoded by the coding sequence ATGCAAAAAAATAAAACGATTAAATGGGGAATCATTGGACTAGGAAATATTGCTCATAAATTTGCAAATGAATTACAATTAGTAAATGGAGCTGAATTAGTTGCATTTGCCTCAAGAAGTAAGGAAAATGCAGAAACTTTCGCCAATATGTATCATTGCGCAAAAGCCTACGACTCTTATGAAGCAATAATGAAAGATGATACTGTCGACATTTTATACATAGCAACTCCTCATAATTCACATGCCGAACTTAGCCTTCTAGCCCTAGAAAATAATAAACATGTACTTTGTGAAAAACCAATTGCACTAAATTATCCTGATGCCGAAAAAATGATAGCCGCTTCAAAAAAACACAACAAGTTTTTCATGGAAGCTTTCTGGACAAGATTCAACCCTTCTTTCAAAGCTACTTTTGAAAATGTAAAAAAAGGAGAAATTGGTCAAATCCATTATATCAATGCCGATTTTGCTTTTTCAGCAAAAGGAAAAAACAGAAACAGATTATTTGATTTAAAATTGGGTGGTGGTTCTCTAATGGATATAGGGGTATACCCTCTGTTTCTAGCATATACACTTTTAGGTATTCCAGAAAAAATTCATGCACAATCTATTTTTCACCCTTCAGGAGTAGATGCTCAAACAGCTATGATATTACAATATTCAGATGCACAAGCTATTCTATACTCTGGAATTTGCCACACTTCTAATATGAAGGCAACCATAAGCGGTTCTGAAGGTAGAATCAATATCGATACTATTTGGCATATGGCTGAATCTTATACCGTAGTTAAAAACAATACCGAAACAAAATACTCCTTACCTACTAACGGCATGGGATATACCTACGAAATCGAGGAATGCCATCAATGCATCCAAAACAATATGATAGAAAGTCAATTATGGTCGCATCAAAACAGTTTAGACCTCATTAAAATAGTCGATGAAGTAAAAAAACAAATTGGGTTAGATTTTCCAGTATAA
- a CDS encoding IS3 family transposase (programmed frameshift), giving the protein MKQVRKIYDKAFKEKAVQLSYERTNVSELARELGITAPQLYKWRKEFEEFGEGSFPGKGNLKLTPEQEKIHELEKRLKDAELERDILKKGNRHFFQERSMIYSSIKSNEQLFPIEKMCKVLKVSSGSYYRWKKQAVTARQQLKIAIKEQITLIYFGAKQRYGSPRITLELQYLGYKVSRITVAKYMKELGLRSKLSKKFKVTTNSNHNYLVVENVLNREFIVKMPSKVWVSDITYIQTKEGFVYLTTIMDLYDRKIIGWSLSDGMSTEETTLGAWKMAVKNRDIDQGLIFHSDRGVQYASKKFVNVLDSYKKITRNMSRKGNCWDNAVAESFFKSLKTELIYGNKLISKEQMKLEIFEYIEIWYNRKRRHSTLNYATIEEFNNQINYKNVA; this is encoded by the exons ATGAAACAAGTCCGCAAAATTTATGACAAAGCTTTTAAAGAAAAAGCCGTTCAATTGAGTTATGAGAGAACAAATGTATCAGAACTCGCCAGAGAGTTGGGAATCACAGCACCACAGTTGTATAAATGGCGTAAAGAGTTCGAGGAATTTGGAGAAGGAAGTTTTCCTGGGAAAGGAAATTTAAAACTCACTCCCGAGCAAGAAAAAATTCACGAACTAGAGAAAAGACTCAAAGATGCCGAGTTAGAACGTGATATATTAAAAAAAG GCAATCGGCATTTTTTCCAAGAGCGGTCGATGATTTATAGTTCCATAAAAAGCAATGAACAACTATTCCCGATCGAAAAAATGTGCAAAGTTCTAAAAGTGAGCAGCGGAAGTTATTACCGATGGAAAAAACAAGCAGTCACAGCAAGACAACAACTAAAAATTGCCATAAAAGAACAGATAACATTGATTTATTTTGGAGCCAAACAAAGATATGGAAGTCCTAGAATAACATTGGAACTGCAGTATTTAGGTTATAAAGTTTCACGAATTACAGTTGCAAAATATATGAAAGAACTTGGCTTACGAAGCAAATTAAGCAAGAAGTTCAAAGTTACAACCAACTCAAATCATAATTATTTAGTTGTCGAAAATGTATTAAACAGAGAGTTTATTGTAAAAATGCCTTCAAAAGTTTGGGTTTCGGATATTACATATATCCAAACTAAAGAGGGTTTTGTATACCTGACCACTATTATGGATTTATACGACAGAAAAATTATCGGTTGGAGTTTGAGTGACGGAATGAGTACAGAAGAAACTACGCTTGGAGCTTGGAAAATGGCGGTTAAAAACCGAGATATTGATCAAGGTTTGATTTTTCATTCTGACAGAGGTGTTCAATATGCCAGTAAAAAGTTTGTAAATGTTCTTGATTCCTATAAAAAAATAACCCGCAATATGAGTCGTAAAGGAAATTGCTGGGATAATGCTGTGGCGGAAAGCTTCTTCAAATCTTTGAAAACGGAATTAATTTATGGGAACAAACTGATTTCTAAAGAACAGATGAAACTGGAAATCTTTGAATATATTGAAATTTGGTACAACAGAAAAAGGAGACATTCCACTTTGAATTATGCAACTATTGAAGAATTTAACAATCAAATTAATTACAAAAATGTAGCTTAA